The sequence ACTCAGGCACACTAACGTAGGCAGCCGCATGAACAACAACGTCAAACCCATTACAATCACTAAATGACCTAACATCAGCCTTAATAATTGGTATACCATGTTCCCTAAGCCTATTGACGGCAAAATCCGTAGATCTCTCAAGACTATCTAGAACAGTGATATCAAAACCCTTACTAATAAAATAAATAGCCAAATTATGACCAATAAAACCAGCCCCGCCAGTAATAAGGATCTTCATGTACTATTCTTAACTTTATAAATTCATAGAATGGCCTTATGTATAATAATTAGTTACGTCTCAGATTATCCATAAATTCTCTAAGGGTTACATATTTAGGTTTAAGAATAGATAATGCCTTAAGAAGTAAGTTAAGCTTCGTGAGACTCGGTGCATGGGTAAACAGTATCACACCATCAATTTCTCTCAACCTCAGCGCCTCATAGATATTACCTAGTCTTAAATTAAATGCCATTACACAACCATGCTCATCAAATAACTCATAATGCCGAGCACTACTCAGGTACGTGCCCCTAACAATTGGGTAAACACTCCTAGCGAGCCTCGCGGCCTCATCACTATGGGGACCATATGGGTAAGCGAAAGAGACAACGGTATCATGAATAATATCCTCAAGAACCTCCTTACTCCTAACCAACTCCTCTAACATAGTGTCCTTATCCGTTCTCGTCATGTCGATGTGAGTCATTGTGTGGCTACCGACTTCATGACCCATTTCATGAATTGCCCTCACATCTTCAGGTCCAAGGAGCTTCCTGCTCATGTACTCCCTAAGTCCGGCAATAATGAAGAAGGTAGCCTTAATGCCACGCCCAGCGAGGTACCTGGCTATCCTAAGGTGCTCCTTATAACCATCATCAAACGTTAAGGCTATGTACATTCATAATGCACCTTATACCTTTAACTTTAGGACCTTAATTAATATTAAAATTAACACTAAGAACTCATATACCATAATACCAATGCTGAGCATCTCCTTAGATACCATTATGTTCGTTGCAACAATCCTTTCAATTTATTTACAACAACGCTGTACTCATTATTTTTTACTATATAATCCCTAGCCCTTTCACTATAATCCCTGAGTAATCCATCATCGCTAATAATCGATATAACATCATCCCACTCATCATCCTCAACACCTATATACAAGCCCCTATAATCAACCATGCTCGGACTCAAACTACCAATTACGGGCGTGCCCGAGGAGAGGGCTTCAAGAAGCGTCATGGGAGGCTCCGTGGGGTAATCACCACGTATTGGTAGCAACAGCGCATCAACGGCGTTATATACGTACCATATTGGTGCTTCCCTAAGCATGAGCAGCGCATTACCTCTGCGTATAGCCTTAGCCAAAGTCCTCAAAGTATCTTTTGAAGCATTATCAACATGAAGCGATGCAATTAGGAATTTAACATCATTATTTACGTCACTTGCGAGTTTCACCACTATGTCAAACCCTCTTTTTTCATCAACATCTCCCACATAACCCACGATTCTCCCATTGATAGGCAAGCCAAGTAACTTCCTCGCCAAGGCCTTATCCCTGGGCTTAAACAATTCTATGTTGATTGGTGGGTTTATGAATACACCGTTCCTAAATAGCTTAGCTATCCTCCTTGAGGACCCAACAACGAAATTTGAGTCGCGCTCAATAATAACACGTTCAACCTCCCAATTACCATGTATCTTAGGCAGGTAAG is a genomic window of Vulcanisaeta souniana JCM 11219 containing:
- a CDS encoding polysaccharide deacetylase family protein, giving the protein MYIALTFDDGYKEHLRIARYLAGRGIKATFFIIAGLREYMSRKLLGPEDVRAIHEMGHEVGSHTMTHIDMTRTDKDTMLEELVRSKEVLEDIIHDTVVSFAYPYGPHSDEAARLARSVYPIVRGTYLSSARHYELFDEHGCVMAFNLRLGNIYEALRLREIDGVILFTHAPSLTKLNLLLKALSILKPKYVTLREFMDNLRRN
- a CDS encoding glycosyltransferase, yielding MSRVCALIRHPTFKEGQTALAVNYLRVLRMIYGRDLRVIETTGLSPIKSKYGAYLTEALITAFNGCDEIHLLNTNKVLPTFINSLLNHKRIISYQFSYLPKIHGNWEVERVIIERDSNFVVGSSRRIAKLFRNGVFINPPINIELFKPRDKALARKLLGLPINGRIVGYVGDVDEKRGFDIVVKLASDVNNDVKFLIASLHVDNASKDTLRTLAKAIRRGNALLMLREAPIWYVYNAVDALLLPIRGDYPTEPPMTLLEALSSGTPVIGSLSPSMVDYRGLYIGVEDDEWDDVISIISDDGLLRDYSERARDYIVKNNEYSVVVNKLKGLLQRT